One window of the Choristoneura fumiferana chromosome 18, NRCan_CFum_1, whole genome shotgun sequence genome contains the following:
- the LOC141437936 gene encoding uncharacterized protein: MPQQSNIKDNSTSTVRRILVDIVVAMEKAQTAPALTRTGLDTKQEVITTEVLQTKAEYPIRSGTNANYKPKRSLKRKMDSQVNNNIARKRNRLPCIFCKLGNHNSMDCKRYSDVESRKKQLTDRCHKCLRRNHKTDQCHRKITCFRCGEGHLQLLCPKPKDSRGTGHQPQQQKKQA; encoded by the exons ATGCCCCAACAGTCTAATATTAAAGATAACTCAACATCTACAGTAAGACGGATTTTAGTGGATATTGTGGTGGCTATGGAAAAGGCTCAAACCGCTCCAGCTCTAACACGGACAGGTTTAGACACGAAACAAGAGGTCATTACTACTGAAGTACTCCAAACAAAGGCTGAATATCCAATACGGAGTGGTACCAACGCCAACTACAAGCCGAAGAGAAGCCTGAAACGGAAAATGGACAGTCAGGTCAATAATAACATAGCCAGAAAAAGAAACAGATTGCCTTGTATCTTCTGTAAACTTGGTAACCATAACAGCATGGACTGCAAGAGATATAGTGATGTGGAGTCCAGGAAAAAACAGTTAACGGACAGGTGCCATAAGtgtctaagaaggaaccacaaAACAGACCAGTGCCACAGAAAGATAACATGCTTCCGATGTGGTGAAGGACACCTCCAGCTACTGTGTCCGAAGCCAAAGG ACAGCCGTGGCACAGGTCACCAACCCCAACAACAAAAGAAACAAGCTTAA
- the LOC141437605 gene encoding neuroglian-like produces MSEYKDAAPFFTEEPQFQNLAEGETAVIRCKADGTPNPQIKWVHNGKPIEQAEPNPRRQISDDSIIITDLTKKDTGNYGCNATNSIGYVYKDVFINVQSIPPEIKEGPENLTKVDGSEAVMRCRVFGAPRPLVKWMREDVELTGGNFNITTEGDLVIHVPEQGLQW; encoded by the exons ATGTCGGAATATAAAGATG CGGCGCCCTTCTTCACCGAAGAGCCCCAGTTCCAGAATCTGGCTGAAGGCGAAACGGCCGTCATCCGCTGCAAAGCCGACGGTACTCCCAATCCGCAAATCAAGTGGGTACACAACGGCAAGCCCATCGAACAAGCTGAACCAAACCCTAGGAGGCAGATATCCGATGATTCCATTATCATCACTGACCTGACGAAGAAGGATACTGGAAATTACGGATGCAACGCCACCAACTCCATCGGTTATGTCTACAAGGATGTCTTCATCAACGTGCAAt CGATCCCGCCGGAGATCAAGGAGGGTCCCGAGAACCTGACCAAGGTGGACGGTTCCGAGGCCGTGATGCGGTGCCGCGTGTTCGGCGCGCCGCGCCCGCTCGTCAAGTGGATGCGCGAGGACGTCGAGCTCACCGGCGGCAA CTTCAACATAACGACGGAAGGCGACCTGGTGATCC ATGTTCCTGAACAAGGTCTTCAATGGTAG
- the LOC141437617 gene encoding uncharacterized protein — translation MSSPSVDILLETKRDIKKQVRVNIVPHITERLPVAEFDTSVVDLVADDDSTGENVDILIGNDYYAGFMRQGKKKIQDELYLVDSDFGWLLSGNVENLEHTTRQENILTVNTYCHCHNSSCPYFTEPDLPLRNIDIKFLWSLECIGINDSPKATRQDEAVKHFNDTLQYINGRYEVTWPWIEYPPQLPVNFGVALGRLKSLINRLDPAMLQEYDDILKEQLDGNVIEIVEPHNSDILHPVHYLAHHIVKGEGKRGRIVYDASIRGSGKKSLNECLYSGPSMLEDLTALLLKFRTKRVAIVADVEKAFLQIGLQEKDRDVTRFLWSTKQNGKIQ, via the exons ATGTCAAGCCCATCTGTAGACATTTTATTAGAAACCAAACGTGATATCAAGAAACAAGTAAGAGTCAATATTGTTCCACATATTACAGAAAGGTTACCAGTAGCTGAATTTGATACTTCAGTGGTTGATTTGGtggctgatgatgattctaCTGGTGAGAATGTAGACATTTTAATAGGGAACGACTACTATGCGGGCTTCATGCGTCaaggaaagaaaaaaattcaggatgaatTATACCTTGTAGATTCTGACTTTGGTTGGCTGCTATCAGGAAATGTAGAAAATCTTGAACATACTACAAGGCAAGAGAACATATTAACTGTGAACACTTACTGCCACTGTCATAATTCAAGCTGCCCTTACTTTACCGAACCGGACTTACCTCTTAGAAACATTGACATCAAATTTCTATGGTCTCTTGAGTGTATTGGCATAAACGACTCTCCCAAAGCCACTAGACAAGACGAAGCAGTGAAACATTTTAATGACACCCTACAGTATATTAATGGACGGTATGAAGTAACATGGCCATGGATTGAATACCCACCTCAGCTCCCAGTCAATTTCGGCGTGGCATTAGGAAGACTGAAAAGTTTAATCAACAGATTGGATCCGGCAATGCTACAGGAATATGACGACATTCTAAAGGAACAACTCGATGGGAATGTAATTGAAATAGTCGAACCACACAACAGTGATATTTTACATCCCGTTCACTATCTTGCCCATCATATAGTAAAGGGTGAAGGGAAGCGAGGAAGGATTGTGTATGACGCATCGATAAGAGGATCAGGAAAGAAAAGCCTAAATGAATGCCTGTACAGTGGACCCTCGATGCTAGAGGATCTCACGGCTCTTCTCCTGAAGTTCAGAACGAAAAGGGTGGCAATAGTGGCAGATGTGGAAAAGGCGTTCCTGCAGATCGGACTTCAAGAGAAGGACCGTGATGTGACCAGATTCCTGTGG AGCACCAAGCAAAACGGGAAGATACAGTGA
- the LOC141437604 gene encoding uncharacterized protein — protein MDDYLDSLPDETAAIKMVKDISYIHGEGGFQICNWTSNSATVLDSIANETLGSTAVRLKLGEHQQYDGERTLGLIWFPAKDEWGFDVSLKRVPECIVNSEQKPTKRIMLTIVMSIFDVFGFLAPFTIQGKLMLQDAWRCNIDWDDFVPDDIFHKWREWLDLLKVINYIRIPRCYLHATTGASEIDNASVAMPAAPPSTSATKIPLRVAATSAPAATGPNATLATTTDYNNNYNNLQLHLFSDSSTKAMCAVAYWRWESGSKICVAFVASKSRVAPVKPVTVPRLELQAALLAARLAHSLQRTHRVVAARRFFWCDSTTVLHWIKNDARNYKTFVANRLGEIDELSNAAEWRYIPTKLNVADAATREVYDSTIFKNEWFKGPDFLHEDVSKWPRDLVNLKMENLGSEFVTLVQTTNEYIPIPDPSRFSSWLRLLRATAAVLKFIDRCRKHRHAEIDCAMMERAEHLLLKRAQLDAFSPEIAALSKGEAIDRGSRLVKLSPYLERGLLRCGGRIDAARGVPARSKRPVVLDGAHALTRLLVRSYHERAAHSNQETVVNELKQKYYLLRLRPTVKSVVSRCMLCRIRKAKPQVPKMGDLPAARLAHHQRPFTFCGLDLFGPMAVTVGRRHESRYGLLFTCLTVRAIHLELVHSLTTDSLIMALRRMAARRGWPQRLYSDNGTNLRGADAELKRSLQELDEDTLRNEGLNHGVQWTFIPPQSPHWGGAWERLIRSVKVSLKVVLKERAPKDEVLSTLMAEVENIINGRPLTHVSVDPESEETLTPNHFLLGSSSNLPVAGSFDDSEILSSEAVAQIAEVSGHVLVALDPAAQRNVWQKGLIQQVFPGRDGRIRVVEVRTRSGMLKRPAARVARIPLSNEC, from the exons ATGGATGACTACCTAGATAGTTTGCCTGATGAAACCGCCGCAATAAAAATGGTAAAAGATATTTCATACATTCACGGGGAGGGTGGTTTCCAGATTTGCAACTGGACTAGCAACAGTGCCACGGTTCTCGACAGCATTGCGAACGAAACGTTAGGTAGTACGGCCGTAAGGTTGAAATTAGGCGAACATCAACAGTATGACGGCGAGCGGACGCTGGGTTTGATATGGTTTCCTGCTAAGGATGAGTGGGGGTTCGATGTATCGTTGAAGCGCGTTCCTGAATGCATAGTTAACAGCGAACAAAAACCCACTAAAAGAATAATGCTCACAATTGTTATGTCCATATTTGACGTCTTTGGTTTTTTAGCTCCATTTACCATTCAAGGTAAACTCATGCTTCAGGACGCGTGGAGATGTAACATCGACTGGGACGATTTCGTACCAGACGATATATTTCACAAGTGGCGAGAATGGTTAgatttattaaaagtaataaattatattcGCATACCTAGATGCTATCTCCATGCAACCACAGGGGCGAGCGAGATAGATAACGCATCGGTTGCCATGCCGGCCGCACCACCTTCTACAAGCGCTACGAAAATTCCACTGCGCGTAGCTGCTACGAGCGCGCCCGCCGCTACGGGGCCGAACGCGACGCTTGCTACGACGACAGactataataacaattataataatttgcaGTTGCATTTATTTAGCGATTCGTCGACAAAAGCTATGTGCGCCGTTGCTTACTGGCGATGGGAAAGTGGTAGCAAAATATGTGTCGCGTTCGTGGCCAGCAAGAGCCGGGTGGCGCCGGTGAAGCCGGTAACCGTGCCGCGGCTGGAGCTGCAGGCCGCGCTGCTGGCGGCGCGCCTCGCGCACTCTCTGCAGCGCACGCACAGGGTCGTCGCGGCGCGGCGGTTCTTCTGGTGCGACTCCACCACCGTGCTGCACTGGATTAAAAATGATGCGCGTAATTACAAAACCTTTGTGGCGAACCGGTTGGGGGAAATCGACGAGCTGTCGAACGCTGCCGAGTGGCGTTACATACCCACTAAGCTGAACGTAGCCGACGCGGCTACACGTGAAGTTTATGATAGcactatttttaaaaacgaGTGGTTTAAGGGGCCTGATTTTCTTCACGAAGATGTAAGTAAATGGCCACGCGATTTGGTAAACCTTAAAATGGAAAATCTCGGCTCGGAATTCGTAACTTTAGTGCAAACTACAAACGAATACATACCTATTCCCGATCCGAGCAGGTTTTCTTCTTGGTTGCGCTTATTAAGGGCGACGGCCGCTGTCCTGAAATTTATTGACAGATGCAGAAAACACAGACACGCTGAAATCGATTGCGCAATGATGGAGCGTGCCGAACATTTATTGCTGAAGCGAGCGCAACTGGACGCCTTCAGCCCCGAGATAGCCGCCCTGAGCAAAGGCGAAGCTATAGATCGCGGCAGCAGGTTAGTTAAGCTGTCGCCGTACTTAGAGCGCGGGCTGCTTCGTTGCGGCGGACGCATCgacgcggcgcgcggcgtgccGGCGCGCAGCAAGCGACCCGTCGTGCTGGACGGCGCGCACGCGCTGACGCGGCTGCTCGTGCGCAGCTACCACGAGCGGGCCGCGCATTCCAACCAAGAAACCGTCGTTAATGAGCTCaagcaaaaatattacttgttacGGTTGCGGCCGACGGTCAAATCGGTAGTGTCTCGATGTATGCTTTGTCGCATCAGAAAAGCGAAACCACAGGTACCGAAGATGGGAGACTTACCTGCGGCTCGTCTGGCGCACCACCAGAGGCCGTTTACCTTTTGCGGTCTGGATTTGTTCGGGCCTATGGCGGTCACTGTAGGAAGAAGACATGAAAGCAGGTATGGCCTGCTGTTTACCTGCCTCACGGTTAGAGCTATACACCTAGAGTTGGTGCACTCGCTCACTACCGATTCGCTAATAATGGCACTCCGACGTATGGCGGCTAGGCGAGGCTGGCCGCAGCGATTGTACTCGGACAATGGTACTAACCTGCGAGGCGCTGACGCGGAGCTAAAAAGGTCACTGCAGGAGTTGGACGAAGACACCCTGAGAAACGAAGGTTTGAACCATGGGGTCCAGTGGACTTTTATACCCCCCCAAAGCCCCCATTGGGGTGGGGCGTGGGAGAGGCTTATACGCAGTGTAAAAGTTTCACTTAAAGTCGTCCTGAAAGAACGAGCTCCTAAGGATGAAGTACTCAGTACATTAATGGCAGAAGTGGAGAACATTATCAATGGACGGCCGCTGACACATGTATCCGTGGATCCCGAGAGTGAGGAAACCCTGACGCCAAACCATTTTCTCCTTGGCTCGTCCTCCAATTTGCCTGTCGCGGGATCTTTCGACGACTCCGAAATTTTATCTTCGGAAGCAGTGGCGCAAATCGCAGAGGTTAGCGGACATGTTTTGGTCGCGTTGG ATCCGGCTGCTCAAAGGAACGTGTGGCAGAAGGGACTGATCCAGCAGGTGTTCCCCGGCCGCGATGGTCGGATACGAGTTGTCGAGGTACGGACGAGGTCTGGGATGCTGAAGCGCCCCGCGGCGCGCGTCGCTCGTATACCTCTAAGTAATGAGTGCTGA